CGACAAGCGAATGACGAGTCGATCGGCACAAGTTAGACAATTGCACATGACAAACACACAACGTCGAAAATAGACCCAAAAATAGgcgtataaattattaaaaagaaaaaggacgTCGTTCGCGTGCAACGATGAGGTAATACTTGCAAACGCCTGAGTTACAATAATTCCTTGCTTCGCTCCATTCAACAAATAAACATTCAAACAGCTAGCACTTTCTTCtacattatgttatattagtacAATTGTATAATGATGATTGATTGTTCCGTGATATTCGGCAGTTGTGTGGCTAGCGAtagtgttttttaaaaaattggctaACCAATATTTAAATACGGTTTAATCATTTTGTACATTCATTACTGATCGCTATATATTGCTGGCAATAACTGCCGTATAATGTAAGTTTATAATATAGCCAAATACCGCAAGTATATATTTAGCATATTTCTCTTATACTTGGACAAATCGCCTTTACTATAGGTACATTTCTTTCTGTTAAGTAGAATACTAAAACTTGTGTATCAAATGTGGTACTCGACCGGTATATACAAATTGCATAATGTTAAAAAGACGTAACCCCTCATACAATAAACTTaccatatatttgaaataaagataacacgcacataaaataaatataaaatatgaataatatatttttaatagcaaatttaaattaaacgcaacaaaaaaaatgtaataaaacgtttaaaaaggTGAAATACACTGCacgtatttatatacaatatgttttaaaattaatagtataatttttattaaaaaaaattttctattttttaatgatcttttctcaaattatccttctttaaatttttttctgaaaaaaatttgctttaacGAGATTACGTTTTTTTAATAGCTACAGTATTACGTACGCGCGGCTACCTCACCATGCACGCTCACGATCAATACGATCTTTTCATGATCGAGGAATATATCCAGtctctcttttcatttttcacgcaTTCAACATACACGTAACATTAAAGCCTCAAAAGATCAAGAAGCTTATCGAACAAGTTCGACAACATAGCAAATGTTGTCGCTCGTAAGCTGTTACACGCAGTTCGTTACATattgtgtaaattattattaaatgtcatTAAGTAACAAACGCAACTTCGATCACCGAACTAACTTGGTGCGATCAGCTTTTTCTCGGAAGCTGATTGTAAATGGAATTATAACACGTCAATGCTGCAATTTATTTGCGTTACATTCAAGATTTATCATAGAAGCACCAAAGAAATAGGTGAATTTCTTTTTCCTGTTCAATTGTTAAAACGAAAATGCCACATCTTTGCCACACGCAGTTTCGCGGCAcattgacaaattaaaaatccattATTCGTGCACTTTGTAATTATCACTGGAAATCAAGAAACTGCTAAAAATCATGACTGCTATGAAGTTCTTGTTCCTCTCAAATTTGTCCTGATCATAGGAATAAAAACGGTTCTTTCCAATTCTCAATCTTGATGTTACCAAAATAGAACCTTCCGGAAGATCCTTTCTTCCAGTTTCTGAAAACATCTTTGAAGCGATTTCGCGAAGCAGTTAGAGGTTTCGGTGCACTATGAAGCTCGTGCAAACTGGATGACGGAATTTTGCCTTTGTGTCGCAATTAGACTGTCACCGCTGCCACTGTTACTCCTGTACTCGCTCTCCATAGATTGAAGAATCATTTTGCTACGTTTTCTGGGCGGCAAGATCAATGTTTCCCGTGGTGGTATTGCTAGATCCAAAGCCAACTCAGGTGACGATGCTGGACTTTCAGGGTTGCTGCACGGTGGCGTAAGCAATGGTTCTCGATCGATCTTGACGATCCCGACGCTGTATTCTTGTCTCTGACACTCTTCTTCAACCGCCTCCAGAGCGGCCTCAACTCTTCGGCGTGCGTCATTACCCGGCAGATTTAAAAGGGACGAGCAGTCAGCAGCATCAAGATCGACGCCGCTACTAGCGGTCAAACCGAAGCTAGTGTACGCTGGCTCGGGATAGAAGAACACGTGGTGGGTAACTGGTTCGAGCGGCGTGCTCACAACCACACTCGCCTGGAAGCGTTTCTCATCAATGTTAGTGAGCACAGGTTCTGCCGTGCTCGACGGTGGTGCTACTAATGGCTGCGAATATTGCTGCTCTCTGCTGCCGGAATAGAGATAGTATGCAAAATCGCGTTGAACGGCGTAAGCGTTCGACGTCGAATCCGGATAGGCTTCTTCAGTCTTCAAGTTCTCCTTATTATCAACGGTAATACCTGGTAAATCTGGACTCGCTGACATCGTAGTCGAGTCAAGATTGACACCACCGCCGTGAGAGATCTCAACGTCCGGTTCGATTGGCGAGGAGATACAGCTATCAGTGACCGTGGAAGTGACGGATGCCGGCGATTCCGGATGTTTCTTGATATGCAGTTCCATCGTTTTTTTAGAGCCGAAGGTTTCGTTGCAGATCGTACACTTATACACTTTCTCGCCATAGTGTGATACCTGATGCAGCTTTAGCACGTGGTTATAGCCAAACGCCTTGCGGCAGATGTCACAAATGTAGGGCTTCTCGCCGGTGTGGGTGCGTGTATGCACTTTCAACTGCTTGGAACAGGTGAAGCCCTTCTTACATGCCTTACACACATATGGCTTCTCACCAGTGTGCGTGCGCATGTGTATTACCAGCTGACCGCTCTGTATGAACGTCTTGGCGCATACAGTGCACTTGTGCGGACGTTCGCCGGTATGAATGCGCATGTGGCGGTGTAGCTTGCCACTGTGTTCAAACGCGCGTCCGCAAACGTCGCATTTGTACGGTCGTTCTTTCGTGTGGATGCGCCGGTGTACGCTGAGGTTCTCCTTCACTGAAAACGACTTGTTGCAGTACTCGCACTGGTACGGTTTCTCACCGGTGTGGGTGCGATAGTGGCGCGTCAGTCGCGCCGGCACCGCGAACGTTTTGCCGCAGATGTTGCAACGATATGGGTCTTCGCCTTCCTTGCCGTGTGACCTCAGGTGACTTTGATACACGCTCTTCTGCGTGAAGTTCTTCTGACAGAGCAAACATTGGTATTTTCCAATCTCTGCCGTTGTTGGACTAGCCGGAGCTGCGGCCTCAACTCCATTGCACGCCGGTGTGGCCGCGAACATTGTGAGATCCGGGCTGCATACCAAGCTTTTC
The window above is part of the Solenopsis invicta isolate M01_SB chromosome 8, UNIL_Sinv_3.0, whole genome shotgun sequence genome. Proteins encoded here:
- the LOC105208244 gene encoding zinc finger protein 391, coding for MLGYYQTESVLPNPAMSISAPIGDMATGLETPTSVKSLVCSPDLTMFAATPACNGVEAAAPASPTTAEIGKYQCLLCQKNFTQKSVYQSHLRSHGKEGEDPYRCNICGKTFAVPARLTRHYRTHTGEKPYQCEYCNKSFSVKENLSVHRRIHTKERPYKCDVCGRAFEHSGKLHRHMRIHTGERPHKCTVCAKTFIQSGQLVIHMRTHTGEKPYVCKACKKGFTCSKQLKVHTRTHTGEKPYICDICRKAFGYNHVLKLHQVSHYGEKVYKCTICNETFGSKKTMELHIKKHPESPASVTSTVTDSCISSPIEPDVEISHGGGVNLDSTTMSASPDLPGITVDNKENLKTEEAYPDSTSNAYAVQRDFAYYLYSGSREQQYSQPLVAPPSSTAEPVLTNIDEKRFQASVVVSTPLEPVTHHVFFYPEPAYTSFGLTASSGVDLDAADCSSLLNLPGNDARRRVEAALEAVEEECQRQEYSVGIVKIDREPLLTPPCSNPESPASSPELALDLAIPPRETLILPPRKRSKMILQSMESEYRSNSGSGDSLIATQRQNSVIQFARAS